The Bacillus rossius redtenbacheri isolate Brsri chromosome 4 unlocalized genomic scaffold, Brsri_v3 Brsri_v3_scf4_1, whole genome shotgun sequence genomic sequence GGGACGTGAACTCGAAGGTGTCGGGCCTGAGTGCGGCGGCGCCCTCCGCCTCCAACTGGTCGGGCTCCGGAGACAGTGACAGGCGCCTCGGCTCCTCCCCCATCAGTGTCTTCAGGCACAGGTCGCGCTCCTTCACCGCCGACAGCACCTGCACACCATTCACCAAGGGTTACGTTGCTAGGTGGTCAAGCTCATGCACAGAGGTTTAATGGTAATTAGACCTCAAAGATTAAAGTAGACTTATAACTACCTGGGTACCGACTAGGTGCTCATAAAAttagtaatgactagagacctgccaaataagcggattcattgacctctaggatagactccacagtcctttaaatactcgcggaaatgacacctgttcattggctactgacgcgtgagacgtctcaactaggctgtccgtaattcggcactttcttggtttaatgtttcccattggctcacagttctccggataaaatgtgggtcaatcgcagaagcggtacgaaggagttgttttgatgctagcctatcgtgaaatgaatccgcgaattctgcatgtctctagtaatgacaTGGGGTTTGATCAGAGCACTACTCTCGCCACTTAAACGTAAAAACTCAGCCATCACAGACATAAAGGCGCTACTGACAATACACTATTGAGAGATTAACTTTACAGTGATCGAGCCAACATAAAACAAGCAAAAAAGTCTGATAAATGGAGTAGTTTGATTTGGAGAGATTCATGAATTTCAtcatgattataataattaaattttcatgaCATATGTAGTAGAACTTTGGGCCAAAGATGTCTCCGGCTGCTgtaatctcgaaaaaaaaaaagtacgggaAGCCGCTAATTTTAGTGCTTAACTGTTTAACTAGTGGAAAAATGTGCTCTTATTTTCCGGTCAGGGAAAGCAATagcaaaaaaaaagcattcaaTCGTATTCTCTAGTCTCCCCACTCATCACAAATTGGGACAATGGCTAACAAACATAACATGATTTCTCATATAATCTCCGCAGAAACCACACCTTACCAGGAAAAATAATTCATgctaacattttacattttattgaacTAATTCATCTGTATTGATTAAATTCCTGCTGTCACATGAATACAGCTacactttttaatatttcagtttacCCTGATACGAcgaaaatttcaagtcaattgttTATAGAATCTACAGGAACCAAGTAATGCGATATGTACAGATCACGTTTAATGATATGCCACCAGTGACATTTACactgttgagaattttttttttaattgtgggatATGAAAACAGGGAGGGGCCccgacaaaaaaattatttgccctCGGGCACTTAGGTTCTCTCGATGGCTCTGTCTAAAGAAATTAAGGTCAAGGTGGTTCGAGTTTgacaccaaaaaaataattacttgctTAGGCGGAGACTCGCGGGTAACTAACTCACCACTTATACCAATACCAATATTAAACGATACAATAATACCAATAAAAAACCTTATAATAATACCAATAATAAACGAAATAAAATTCAATGCTGTTATCATACCAATATTTGAAACGGTTTTGCTAAGAAAACTACggccaaagattttttttgttttgttttaaatagttatttccaatttttttaaactttttttgtaataaaaatattaaaacctagTTGaaagattactaatatttacctatacaaaagACAGTCTCATCACCAAACTACGATAGTGCTCAAGGGATTACAAGAAAAATAACGTATGTGTTTTTGGCACGCTCTCAATAGACGTTCTCGATGGACCCACTTATGAGCTTCGACAGATAAAGTCTGtcatgtatttttttcccccaagttTGAAAGTTCTCAAAGTAGTTGTAGAGGTGCCCATTTTTCAACTGTCGCTTGCAAAGCATCGCGTGATGTTTCCTTACCAACTCTGACCACCacaaactgtaattatttttgtaaatggaacataagtatgcacgtaaacttacagatatttgtttgtacatttgcatgaaaacaattgtatcactacaaaaaaaaatgttcgcagtgaCACTGGGTAAGCAATTATTACCCAGGTATCtatgctttgcgttgtcccagttcctccaatagACACATTTATTAGTAAAcccttccctgaatagctttccagtaattaACTGCGCGCAAACTAAGCATGATAAAAGAACAAAATAAGGTCCAACTAATGAATACTAAGATAAcgttttccatggtttgaaaaacaaatatgaaacataaattaaaatataaaataacgtgCTTCTTTCCGTACGAAATACGCCGTatttagccatgtgttgtacaagagttaaaatatatttattgtggtaTTGCAAACTGTTTCTTgataactggtttccaaagggatgtttgtttttgacgtgacaacgtctaataaatcgattaacgccggttgcacgcacgaaaaggtgtcccgttacgcacattgtacgcttgcgccgcatctatctctcttccactcgattggaacaaccatcgaattgactttttcgaggcacattaaacttgaaacactcccattcgtttcctcatacttttcctatcatcgtcctatccttaacagaataacacggattggaagaagttaaatagcaaacaagtataaaagttatagttaaaataatctcttcgataaaagtaataaacacatttgaattaatgagagaaaataaaaaaagtaaatttatcaattaaattgtagatttaatttcactccttctttgtatccattcaaaatagtgatagttaaataaaaatgattcaattttattcatagaagtatgcaataatttcatcaatgttttgttatgacgtcgtcacgttaaactatcgtccgtaaaccgattttacagacaaccaaatttctTTCTTCTGCGCACTACGTGGTTCGCACCGTCCACGCGACGGCAGTGGCGGAAGGACACGCAGACCACCGGCACTACTCGTGGTAGCGGCCGCACGACGCCGCCCCTGTCCCTGGCTGAGGAAGGTCGCCTCCTCTGGTCCCGGTCCCAGAAGAAGGCCGGGGGAGCGACGGCTCGAAGGCTGGCCGGACCCCGTAACGACCTCCACTTCCTGCTGGTGGCCTGATGGGCCGACAGTCCCGCCTGAATACTGATGCGCCCCGGCGACACGCGGTCAGCTCCACGGAGAGAACGAGGAACCTACACACGCCTTATTGACAGAGACCTGCAAAGTgcacggtttcgatggccttcagtatagactgcacatgcccctgtacgctcgggcaaaataacgcaagttcattggctgccgacttgtaagtcgtctcagctggtttgtctgtgtgtgattcgatccttctttggttgagggtttataactggttgagattcgtccagatgaacagtaagccaatggcaaaattatctaagaggtacctatatgtgtttgaattctagcctatcaccgaatgaatccgcgaattttgcaggtctctacttattgatagagacctgaaaaatccgcgggttcattacgtgctatcgtaaaattcaaataattttataccttagtgctgcttcttccATTgagtccactgttaatctggaggactgagggtcaattagagagagaccctcactcgtagaagtgtcgaatcacaggccacccagtcgtgacgattcgcaagtcagcagccaacgaacagttggcatttgcccgagtgtgtaaaggatattggagtctatcctaaaggtcattgaacccgcgaatttttccggtctctacttattgattTCAACAGTTCCAGAACCTGCACACACGTGATGGCAGAGATTACACATACAATTATTTTAAGGGCAGGATAAATTGATTTAATGAAATGCTCAATTGATGACCACTGGACATGCCAAATTAGAGAGTAGCCTTTGCTTTAACCGCGTAGGACATAATCATCAGCAGTGGTACTGTAAGGATCTACCGTTCATAATTGGCACTTTTTAGTTAATATTTCGGCTTTTTTGCGTTTAAGGCATCATCTTGTTACAAATTTTATAGGGCCCACTTTTCTGGTggtattctataaaaaaaaaaaccacccatTCCCCCCAAGCCAACCTGAAACAgacgtaccaaaaaaaaaaaaaattcatatagcTTCCTTCGGTTCATCTCTACCACAAATCCTGCCTACTTCCATGTTCAAGGACCTTGACATAGTGTAAAATCTCAATATTAGAACAGCTGTAGTCATCCCCAAAAATTAATTCCATACCAAACTCCAGTGACTTCACAGGGGAACCAATTTGTAGAGCCAGTCTCTAAAAACTTCAGGGATTTCACTAAATTGCATTGTTTAAAGaagccaaaaaaaattgaaaggtaGAAATTTGTTCTGGTATAACTAATATGGAATCTATTTTGGAATCTATCCCCATTCCGTCCGACGTCCCCAGGAGGGTATTAGGACTCTCcgtcttgcaatttcaaatactttcatactgcttgcaataaagcttctgtGCTAAATTATTCTGCCTTTACATAACATAGCACTTAGCTTTGgctgcttgttgaagtcaacacttgtgaacttgtTTGAACTACAacatgacagttgtagtcgcccgagCGAAGTAATGAGTAGGGACTGGTAACATTCGCGGGTTCTATGACCTCCACGATCCTGTggacactcgggcaaacgtcgcctgttcattggctgttgacttgtgaggtGTCTCAATTAGGAgcctcgtgattcgatactgctttgactgagggtatataattggcccacagtcctccaggttaacagcgaaccaatggcagaagttgcataaaaatacaattatttgcattctagcatatcgcgaaatgaatccgcgaattttttcggtctctagtaatgagtaggggcatgcagatttcgcgaaaagatttcgagacaagctgaaagttaaaacactgtagcatcatctgtgtttagtgattgggtgtgtttctcCCAGatagtaacaacaccaatcacagtaattcagtgcgaaagcaaacgcgtcctgaatggctcggtcaaataaggcaacgacttctctcgcatacggtcgccaatcacaaggaataaaccaatGGTTTGggtttaccttgttgcagtctattaagcgttcagatcttttcgcgaaaaaatgcctgcccctagtaatgagttatttcctcgcggcactTACATACTGaagcctgttggtaaatatgtagctgcaacaaggtatagaaggtcctAGATaatatgatttatgccttatgCTAAAAATTGAGataactagttaaaaaaaataattataaacaatatatggaaaaatccaaaatggAGGGGCTTAATCCCCCTTTAACTTTCTTATCAAGTTGTTACCACAATGCGGCAGAATATGCGGGATGAGTTACACTAGCTACAAAAATGGCGTGAGTCAGAGATCGACCGAAAAACTAATGCTGCACGTtctcattggaaaaaaaaaagttttaaacatatGCCACTTAtgatctaaagtgcttcccaaggtttGTATAAGCCGTTGAAGTTGAAGCTGAAAAacgttttattgcaaataatagaaaaaaatattgaagattGAACATTGGGTGTCTGAATAATTTCTAATCGAACAAATTTTTATAACCACAGCAAAACCTGCCGCTGTCgtaaatgtttttctttaaaataattgtgtgcTAAAAACCTCGTAAACGACAGAAGTTTAATTCTCACGACGCAACACTGAAAATCGTGTTTAAggttttttacaatttatttataaaatgaacCTACTGCGtttatttttttacgaatgtTAAATGCTCGCTATGTTCAATACGgatatttttatcattattattattatgaatcaATTTGtagaataatgtaaaaaaaagtgtagcTGTATTCAAGTGAACAGCAGGAATTTAATCAATAGAGATGAGTTAGTTCAAGAAAATGTGAAATGTTAGGTGCAAAGATAGTCTGCAAAATGTTGTAGATAAATTAGTTGTTCACGTGGaattgatataaatatatattttgttctaACCTGGTACCGTTTTATTTCTTCTTCTTCAGGCTTATCACGAACGTTCCACAATGACCACAGCTAGGGTTCAGTACCGGGAAATCCCGGTCCCGAAAGTTCCTGGAACTCTCCGGTACTTTTGATACGGCAAAATAACCGGGAATTCAAAATCTATTCCCTGTTCTTTCTGTACTTTCGGGACTCGACATGGACAGCATAAAATGTGAGTATTGCGCGCCCTGGCGAGGCGGTCTCTGCTGGCTGAGTCTGCCTGACTGTGTGCTGGTGCCTGTATGCTTTACATGGCGATGGCTTTGCTTTTGAGTTTGTTATGAACAGaagaaatgttattttcatttaataattctgtgattatGCGTTAaaacgatgatttttttttaaaaaaatttcccttcaaagttaaagattgagagtaaggcatttatgctttgtgttgtcccaataccaccaaaagataaatttatttgtaaagcgTTGCCAGTATCAAATACACTAATAagaatgataaaacaaaataaagtacaattatttaataaatattatattatctttttattaggtttgaaataaaaattatgcttgaaagaaacaccaattgaaatataaaactatttcttggcaactggttttccgaAGGCATCTTTGTAAAAGTGCGGCACTGTCGCAAGTGAACAGTAACTTGGCGTTGTTGTTGCGGGACTGTAGTACTGGACTCAAGTCAGCAGTTATTGCAGGAGTCGGTCGGGAGGCGGTGAAGATGGTGCAGAAGATGCAAGGAGTTTACGGGATGTGTTTGAGTCAGCACCGGGGAAAAAACCCGTGACCCAGGGGCTTGCAGAAGTGTTTTTATATCTTTATCCATCGCATTGCCCTCAGCAGCACGTATGGGTTCGAGTCCCTCCCGCGATCCCGCcaaagaaacaaaattttaacaaaaccTTAGAAGTAACCCAGTATTGTCCTTtccacagacatccacacataaactccATCCCACAACAAGAGGCAGTGGGCGGCACTCCGCGGCCTGGGACatggaccacgaggcccgcaacgGCTGTGGCGACAGTACAGTTTGTGTCGCAGTGTTTTCTGacgaggacgcaccacaacgccgaaataccacaacgccgaacttacaataacgccgacaaccataacgccgaatgccaaattgacttcaacgccgacagctagaaaactgctgtgtaccacaacgccgaattaccacaaagccgaaatacattaaccccgaaaaatgtcattgcaggactgccacaaaggttaggttaggtaaggttagcacacaaattcattcagttgtttttgaTTTTGCtccagtgccccccccccccctccccaaagcaacatttttcggcgttactgtatttcggcgttgtggtacacagcagttttctagctgtcggcgttgcggtcaatttggcattcgacgttatgctattcggcgttattgtacgttcagcgttgtggtatttcggcgctgtggtaacGACCCTTGTCTGACTGAGCGAACAGTCTCTGAGCAGGAGCTGCTGGTGGGGGGAGGTAGAGGACCCACCATGGCCTCGAGCGCGAACAGGTGCTCGTCGGCGGCCTCGGGCGGCGCGTGCTGCCGCACGAAGCGCGCCAGGCGCACCAGGTACTCCACGTTGTGGCCGCTGGCGCCGCAGCTGTCGGCGATCTGCGCCGCGATGAGCGGCAGAGGCGCGTCGCCGAGCCAGTGGCGGTTGCCGGGCGTCGCCACGTACGCGAGCGCCGCGAAGGGCGCCGTCTTGCCGTCGGCCGGGTGGAAGTCCGCCGGCCTCACCTCGTAGCCGCCCAGACGCACCTCGCGAGCCTCCAGGTAGGGCAGCGCCGCCTCGCCGCGCAGCCTGAAGGCGCGGCCCCACACCACCGCCTGCAACAACACTGCACTGCTAACCTTCTCGCACTCCTTGCACTGCTAACCTCCTTGCACTGCTAACCTCCTCGCACTGCTAACCTCCTTGCACTGCTAACCTCCTTGCACTGCTGACCTCCTTGCACTGCTGACCTCCTTGCACTGCTAACCTCCTTGCATTGCTCATTGTCGTACTGCTGACCTCCTTGCACTGCTGACCTTGCACTGCTAACCTCCTGGCACTGCTGACCTCCTTGCACTGCTGACCTCCTTGCACTGCTGACCTCCTTGCACTGCTAACCTCCTTGCATTGCCCATTGTCGTACTGCTGACCTCCTTGCACTGCTGACCTTGCACTGCTAACCTCCTTGCACTGCTGACCTCCTTGCACTGCTAACCTCCTTGCACTGCTGACCTCCTTGCACTGCTGACCTCCTTGCACTGCTAACCTCCTTGCACTGCTGACCTCCTTGCACTGCTAACCTCCTTGTACTGCTAACCTCCTTGCATTGCCCATTGCCGTACATGCAACTTCGGGCTTGTCCGTGCTCGTGCCCAGTGCAGCCACTCGCCACCAGGGCCCCTCGTCATACATCCATCCACATCAGTGGATGAAGACATGAACGCGGACTACGCGTCCAAACTCCCAAACCCCTTGAATAGTATACaaaagtattttctggcacaggcttcacgCTATGGATAGAGCAATGGATGAAGATATAAACGCGGACTACGCGTCCAAACTCCCAAACCCTTGAGTAGTATACaaaagtattttctggcacaggcttcacgctatggatagagaccggaaaaattcgtgaattcatttcgcgataggctaaaatacaaatagttatacctcagtgctgcctctggtattggctcacaactcacctggatgactctgggccaatgagaaacacccaaccatagctttatagaatcacaggctgctacgttgtaacgtctcaaaacacagcagccaatgaatgggtgacatttgaccgagtgtagtgtgccggaaattaggcatttcgtcaccttttttaattttttctataattttaaaattttttggggtttcttattttttaaatttatctggttgttaatgggggtgatttactttttgttaggccggtgtacgccacggatttaaactttgtgccagtggaccgaagccccttcccagggggccaatctgatattttgctgtctaatgtggacatggtcagcccggttgaaatttctctcgcctgcagtcacgtccagagtttgtaattttaattccctgcatgaccaaaactgcatagagcagcttctaggctgcaagctgctacttctcagagagctgctgagagtagtaagtcttgtcacgaacgcgtatcccatggacggttgttcccagcttcgttgcgccttttgtttcccccacccttcccccttagttctgagaaatccaggagcagtgacctgacatgaagtTAGCCAAGAtacctaaagagacctccgcgaaacctagcggcagaaaaaagcaacttcacccatggtggccagcgagctgagactacgctcgtgacacctggcggcgagtcagttcaccacctacgttagttcccctttacaccgccagagcgcagcaccgctacgccttatggccctatgcttcttcctcccgacctgtagaagtcgattgttcgttgcctccgtttcggtccggtagagagcgcgcatgtcgtgttcttgtcacgcccgcctcggactccttcagaaattttcggcttagaaccgaaccttcccccctcctccctagggctttagcgcttGTTTTATTTAGAAGCCTCGTCCGCCCTCGTGGACTCAGTcctgatcgcggctactgaccacgtcttctcgacgtcctctgcgctaggaggtttttcgcgggaattgcgaattcgggtgcagaagagatgtagtcagttgctctatgggatgtgatcccatttgtacagtagtcggtcagtagtagtaattagttcaagtcatgtctctaatttttaagttttagtatttttttaatttttttttctaaattttcgaCTTCGTTCGTGCATCCgcgtcttctcggtccgcggcatcctgatgtcggcgcgagacacctagtgagctccgaactctacaccctgtttggtgagtaatccggccttttcccccacattcccgtttgttggccttttgcgccgacggtgtaggactgtctggaagcaagtctaattcgttttgaatttgatttgggtttcagacagggtcgaagtgctggagagacaaattgctcccagctcgtggtcctgcacctccactgcgggtcacgttagaagagatgtttccgcgacccgacgttatcttttgaagacccgggtggcaatgtaaaatcaacacccccccccccccccccccgattttctagctacgaactacattaatcgaatgaatagcctaccagcgaacagtgctttcctcaagaatatgtagaatgaataaaactaatcatcgatgtaataattggatgaatcaaattttggtgtgatacttataaatttttgtttatgtaattgtttgttgttaaagttgagtatgtgttgttatactaatatcgggccggcccgttctcgaaaaacttaagtttataattaatatcattaattggaaaacttataaatgccaaatcaaatggaaaacagaaatcattatttacatttttaaataaaacagggaacctatagaccaagctacttgtgtagtgttaatttatttatgatttaccttcttcccttaaacgatccaacagctcccaagttgcttgtgtcagggagttccaaattgtcttgttctccacctcgtgccacctctggtcaataact encodes the following:
- the LOC134541495 gene encoding glutathione-specific gamma-glutamylcyclotransferase 1, which codes for MQPAGDRAVWVFGYGSLCWHPGFEYDEMLTGFVRGFCRKFWQGNTTHRGTEDKPGRVATLVEEKGAVVWGRAFRLRGEAALPYLEAREVRLGGYEVRPADFHPADGKTAPFAALAYVATPGNRHWLGDAPLPLIAAQIADSCGASGHNVEYLVRLARFVRQHAPPEAADEHLFALEAMVLSAVKERDLCLKTLMGEEPRRLSLSPEPDQLEAEGAAALRPDTFEFTSRVPPKKLRCLNI